The Lysinibacillus irui sequence GTTGCTAGAGAAAAAATATTCGATGCAACAACAACAAATAGCTAAAATGGAGGATTATATTCAAAGGAATATTGCCATGGCAACTTCTTCGAGAAGCGCTAAAAATAAACGGAAGCAACTTGAACGAGTTGAACGGATTGATCAACCACAAAAAGATTTAAAGCATGCACAAATGGCATTTGCTATGGATAAGAAATCGCATAAAGAAGTATTGAAGGTAAGAGACTTAGAGATATCGTTTAAGGTAGAAAATATCCAAAAAACGCTGTTGCGAAATATTTCCTTTGACTTATACAGAGGCGATAGGGTTGCTTTAATTGGGCCGAATGGTGTTGGAAAATCAACATTAATTAAAGCACTGCTTAAAGAGATTGAGCCAGATAGTGGGGTAGTGGCTTGGGGGCATGGTGTTACGATTGGCTATTACGATCAAGAACAGGCAACATTAGACCCCGATAATTCGGTACTACATGAGGTTTGGAGTGCATTTCCAACGATTGAAGAAGCAAGAGTACGAACGGTGCTAGGTAATTTTTTATTCACAGGAGAGGATGTTTTTAAAAAGGTTTCCTCTCTAAGCGGTGGGGAAAAGGCTCGTGTTGCCTTAGCGAAGCTGATTTTACAGAAAGCGAATGTCCTTATCTTGGATGAACCGACCAATCATCTCGACTTATTTAGTAAAGAAGTATTAGAGGAAGCACTTTTAAAATTTGAGGGGACATTATTGAGCATTTCACACGATCGCTATTTCTTAAATAAATTAGCAGGTAAAATGCTTGAACTTACTCCTTCGAATGTGACTGTTTTTCAAGGGAATTATGATGATTATGTTCTTCGAAATATAAGAAATTAACAGTACTACTCGCCACCTCTTAAGCAAGGGGTGGCCCTTTTTTTGAAAAATTTAAGATAGAAGGATGGATAATATAATAAAATAGTGTTATTGTTAGAACTAGCTAAATAAAAATATCCTTCAGGGTAGGGTGAAATTCCCGATCGGCGGTGATGAAGTCATTCAAAGTCCGTGAGCGCAAGCTGATTTGGTGCAAATCCAAAACCGACAGTTATAGTCTGGATGGGAGAAGGGTATAAATGCAAACTTTTTAAATTTAAAATAATTTAGAGGGTTTATTTGACTATGCATTTATTACAAACTTCCCATTCATTATGCGGGAAGTTTTTTTGTTTTCGTTTAATAACAAGTACGCAATACAACCACCTCAAGGATAGAGATGCATAGTAGATCTCACTGATTTAGCGAACAAACTAATTGAATAGAAGATGTTCTTCGGGGTAGGGTGAAATTCCCAATCGGCGGTGATGAAGTCATTCAAAGTCCGTGAGCGCAAGCTGATTTGGTGCAAATCCAAAACCGACAGTTATAGTCTGGATGGGAGAAGAACAAATGAGATAGTAGTCTATGGAAAAAAAGTTAATCCAAATAGGCTTATTTGTTGATGTCTTATACTCCCAAAACCCCTTTGTCAAAGGGGTTTTTTCTTTTTTTGTTAGCTAGGAAGGGAGACGGATACAACGTTTAAAATGACGGATAGAAAACTAAAATTAACGGAAACACTCCGAAAAGTGACGGATAAAAACTGTCAAAAAAAAGAAAGAAGGTGGAGAAATGTTTACGGGGCTTGTAGAGGATATTGGCACAATTAAAGCCGTGCAAAGCGATAAGTACAGTATGAAAATTACTGTTCAATCACCCAAAATAGTGGAGGATGTAAAGCTTGGCGATAGTATAGCAGTCAATGGTGTTTGTTTAACGGTGACACATTTTACGCAGCAGGAACTTACCATGGATGTTATGCCTGAGACAGTCAAAGCAACTAATTTACAGCAGCTAGCGATAGGAGATCCCGTTAATTTGGAGCGCGCTATGCCTGCAAATGGGCGATTTGGTGGTCATTTTGTAGCTGGACATGTGGATGGAATCGGGAAAATTTTACGAAAGCGTCCGGTTGCTAATGCAGTCTATATCGATATCGAGTTATCAGAGGAACTCACAAGCTTTTGTATTCCAAAGGGTTCCATCACAATTGATGGCACGAGTTTAACCATTTTTCATGTTGAATCGAACAGTGTCACTATTTCATTGATTCCGCATACGTATAAGGAAACTGTTTTAGGTATGAAGAAGGTTGGAGCAATCGTAAATATCGAAACAGATTTGGTTGGTAAGTATATTTTGCAGCAACTGAAAAAAGGACAAGTTACGTCAACCATTACAAGAGATTACTTAGCCCAACATGGTTTTTAATATAAAAAATGAGGAGATGACACTAGTGCTGCATGCAATTGAAGAAGCCCTAGAAGATTTAAAGCAAGGCAAAATAATTGTGGTAGTTGATGATGAAGATCGAGAAAATGAGGGGGACCTTCTAGCGCTTGCTGAATTCATCACACCGGAAACAATTAACTTTATGGCAACCTATGGTAGAGGTCTTATTTGTACGCCTATTTCACAGCAGCTAGCACAAAAGCTAGATCTACATCCAATGGTTCAGAACAATACAGATAACCATCAAACAGCATTTACGGTCAGTATCGACCATGAAGAAACAACGACAGGAATTAGTGCCTTTGAACGCGCGTTGACAATTCAAAAGATGATTGAAGATCAAGCAAGGCCAACTGATTTTCGTCGACCTGGCCATGTTTTTCCTCTAATTGCAAAGGATAACGGTGTCTTAGAGCGTAGAGGACATACTGAGGCAACTGTTGATTTAGCAAAGCTTTGCCAGAGTGTGCCTGCGGGTGTTATTTGCGAAATCATGGGTGATGATGGACAGATGCTACGTTTTGAAGAGCTGACAAAGTACGCAGCTCAACATGGCTTAAAAATGATATCGATAGAAGCATTGGTTGCCTATCGCAATCGGTTATTCACAACAGAAAATACAATATCTATTTAAAAAGGAGAAAGAACAATGGGTAAAAAATTTGAAGCACAATTAATTGGAACAGATTTAAAAATAGCGGTAGTAGTAGGACGTTTTAATGAGTTTATTACAAGCAAATTATTGGATGGAGCAATGGATGGTTTAACACGACATGGAGTAGATGAAGCATCTATTGACGTAGCGTGGGTTCCTGGAGCTTTTGAAGTTCCATTTATTGCTAAGCAATTAGCAGAAACAAAGAAATATGATGCCATTATTGGATTAGGAACTGTTATTCGTGGATCAACAACACATTATGACTATGTGTGCAATGAGTCGGCAAAAGGTATTGCCAATGTGTCCTTAACAACAAATGTCCCTGTTATTTTCGGTATTGTCACAACAGAAAATATTGAACAGGCAATTGAACGTGCTGGCACGAAGTCTGGTAATAAAGGCTA is a genomic window containing:
- a CDS encoding ABC-F family ATP-binding cassette domain-containing protein is translated as MILQLNGISKSYLGDPILSNITLKLERGDRMGLIGVNGAGKSTLLKIIAGDLPYDQGEIFMGKGVKVGYLKQDSGLQMEQTIWSEMLGVFTELLKVEQELRELEAQMSEPSLVHNPDKFEQIMTRYAGKADWFTQQGGYDIEPKIKSMLNGMGFGDIPNDTLIKKLSGGQKTRLALAKILLAQPDLLLLDEPTNHLDFETLNWLENYLRVYQGAILIISHDRYFLDALVHEIYEIERTKGTKYSGNYSQYVESKAKNRQLLEKKYSMQQQQIAKMEDYIQRNIAMATSSRSAKNKRKQLERVERIDQPQKDLKHAQMAFAMDKKSHKEVLKVRDLEISFKVENIQKTLLRNISFDLYRGDRVALIGPNGVGKSTLIKALLKEIEPDSGVVAWGHGVTIGYYDQEQATLDPDNSVLHEVWSAFPTIEEARVRTVLGNFLFTGEDVFKKVSSLSGGEKARVALAKLILQKANVLILDEPTNHLDLFSKEVLEEALLKFEGTLLSISHDRYFLNKLAGKMLELTPSNVTVFQGNYDDYVLRNIRN
- the ribE gene encoding riboflavin synthase, translating into MFTGLVEDIGTIKAVQSDKYSMKITVQSPKIVEDVKLGDSIAVNGVCLTVTHFTQQELTMDVMPETVKATNLQQLAIGDPVNLERAMPANGRFGGHFVAGHVDGIGKILRKRPVANAVYIDIELSEELTSFCIPKGSITIDGTSLTIFHVESNSVTISLIPHTYKETVLGMKKVGAIVNIETDLVGKYILQQLKKGQVTSTITRDYLAQHGF
- the ribH gene encoding 6,7-dimethyl-8-ribityllumazine synthase — translated: MGKKFEAQLIGTDLKIAVVVGRFNEFITSKLLDGAMDGLTRHGVDEASIDVAWVPGAFEVPFIAKQLAETKKYDAIIGLGTVIRGSTTHYDYVCNESAKGIANVSLTTNVPVIFGIVTTENIEQAIERAGTKSGNKGYDAAMSAIEMANLKKMIG